One genomic segment of Desulfocapsa sulfexigens DSM 10523 includes these proteins:
- a CDS encoding bifunctional acetyl-CoA hydrolase/transferase family protein/GNAT family N-acetyltransferase, which translates to MQDWREQKKNLEIKAENLHQFIEAGSRIFIGTGCSEPVRLTEQLAKNKHRFNDCEIVHFLTLSDNKFFDDQEPSLYRHQALFVGSSIRRAVNEGKADYIPISLSDIPLLIQSGRLRIDVALLQLSPPDKHGFCSLGINVDINRTVFEHSKIVIAQINPGMPRTSGDSFVRFDDIDHFVYEETDLLEFRYPEPDELTKKIGKYCARIIENGSTLQFGIGSIPNAVLMHLTDKKDLSVYSEVISDSVIDLVESGVINCRKSYRPHILTSFAMGTRRLYDYVNENPFIEFQSTETINNIFNIAKNTKQLSINAALSVSVTGQVNSDSIGAEIYSGVGGQLDFSRGAALSEGGKPIICLPSITADGQTSRIVVTLDAGAGVVIPRSEVHYVITEWGVAFLHGKSIRNRVLQMIGIAHPKFRKELLEQAQKLHFIYQDQMLPLTQDGVVILYPEEYEWSYTTPDNEHIFFRPVKNTDERMLQELYYELDPEDRRFRFFSPKSTFSHQETQTAVNVDYESIFAIVGIIGDEDKQKIVSIGSYFLNRSINMAEVAFTVAKGYRNQGFSRHMLNKLIDIAKEKRINGFMGEVLRMNDSMLHLLKTSPYVIKFESEGETFSFRFNFNEKK; encoded by the coding sequence ATGCAAGATTGGCGTGAGCAAAAGAAAAACCTTGAAATCAAGGCAGAAAATCTCCATCAGTTCATAGAAGCCGGGTCACGGATTTTTATAGGAACCGGCTGCAGTGAACCAGTTAGACTAACGGAACAATTAGCTAAAAACAAGCATCGCTTTAATGATTGCGAGATTGTCCATTTTCTCACCCTGTCTGATAACAAGTTTTTTGATGATCAGGAGCCTTCACTTTACAGACATCAAGCCCTCTTTGTCGGAAGTTCGATCCGCAGGGCAGTCAACGAAGGCAAAGCAGACTATATCCCCATTTCTCTGTCTGATATCCCCCTACTCATCCAATCTGGACGGCTCCGAATTGACGTGGCACTCCTTCAGCTCTCTCCTCCTGACAAGCACGGATTTTGCTCTCTTGGTATAAATGTTGATATTAATCGAACCGTATTTGAACACTCAAAAATTGTCATTGCCCAGATCAATCCGGGAATGCCAAGGACCAGTGGTGACTCCTTTGTTCGTTTCGACGATATTGACCACTTTGTCTATGAAGAGACAGATCTTTTGGAGTTTCGATATCCCGAGCCCGATGAACTCACAAAAAAGATCGGGAAGTACTGTGCAAGAATCATAGAAAATGGTTCAACTCTACAGTTTGGTATCGGAAGTATTCCCAATGCGGTATTAATGCATCTCACCGACAAGAAGGATCTGTCAGTGTATAGTGAGGTTATATCAGACTCTGTAATTGATTTGGTTGAATCCGGGGTGATTAACTGCCGTAAAAGCTACCGTCCCCACATCCTCACCTCTTTTGCCATGGGCACACGTCGACTCTATGACTATGTGAACGAAAATCCCTTCATAGAATTCCAGTCCACCGAGACAATCAATAACATCTTTAATATTGCCAAAAATACGAAACAACTCTCCATTAATGCAGCTCTGTCTGTTTCAGTTACTGGCCAGGTTAACTCCGACAGTATTGGAGCAGAAATATACAGTGGCGTCGGAGGCCAACTCGATTTTTCCCGAGGAGCCGCACTTTCTGAAGGTGGTAAACCGATCATCTGTCTCCCCAGTATCACCGCCGACGGTCAAACGTCACGAATTGTGGTAACTCTGGACGCCGGTGCAGGGGTTGTTATCCCCAGGAGTGAAGTACACTACGTTATTACGGAGTGGGGTGTTGCTTTTCTCCATGGTAAATCCATCCGTAATCGGGTTTTACAGATGATAGGCATCGCTCATCCCAAATTCAGAAAAGAACTCCTGGAGCAGGCCCAAAAACTCCATTTCATCTATCAGGATCAAATGCTTCCCCTGACTCAGGATGGAGTGGTTATTCTCTATCCGGAGGAATACGAGTGGAGTTATACCACACCAGACAATGAGCACATTTTTTTTCGTCCGGTAAAAAACACAGATGAACGTATGTTGCAGGAACTCTACTATGAGCTTGACCCGGAGGACAGACGTTTCAGATTTTTTTCGCCTAAAAGCACTTTCTCCCACCAGGAAACCCAAACAGCAGTCAATGTGGATTATGAATCTATCTTCGCCATAGTTGGCATCATTGGAGATGAGGATAAGCAGAAAATCGTATCCATCGGCTCATACTTCCTCAATCGTTCTATCAACATGGCAGAAGTTGCATTTACTGTAGCAAAAGGATATAGAAACCAAGGCTTCAGTAGACACATGCTGAACAAATTGATAGATATAGCCAAGGAGAAACGGATTAATGGATTCATGGG
- a CDS encoding adenylate/guanylate cyclase domain-containing protein yields the protein MQKKNNISFYRKLKTSLALMGIIPFLLAVYLFTRRTELSSTLVIFSAALVLISILMGFTMLRRSSDQMRALARKTAILDSGDILEPVDVNVEGELYDIAANFNSVVEKLNRTNRDMQSRSFQLQEFASNLSESYEQLEKENRLRNQLCRYVGKDLVDKLMVSRDGQLLKNERKDVTILFADIRSFTALSEHMEPEEVVAMLNEYFSIMIEIIFKYNGMLDKFVGDQIMAVFGHISNEKDGARSAVRAALDMQKATAALMKERAGRDQPVFKIGIGINTGSAILASVGSANRKDYTVIGDTVNTAARLEAHAAGREIVLGERTCYHLPKKLPRSARQELKMRNRSGALACYTLVTRENKVVIRPKTEKNPLMTSVQAAC from the coding sequence TTGCAGAAAAAAAATAATATCAGTTTTTACAGAAAACTGAAGACGAGTCTGGCTTTGATGGGGATTATTCCCTTTCTTCTGGCTGTCTACCTTTTTACGCGCCGAACAGAATTAAGTAGTACATTGGTGATTTTCAGTGCTGCACTGGTCCTGATCAGCATACTCATGGGATTTACCATGTTGCGAAGGTCTTCGGATCAAATGCGGGCACTTGCAAGAAAGACTGCAATACTTGATTCCGGTGATATTCTGGAACCAGTCGATGTCAATGTTGAGGGGGAATTGTATGATATTGCAGCAAATTTTAACTCGGTGGTTGAAAAGCTTAATCGCACAAACCGTGACATGCAGAGTCGAAGTTTTCAACTCCAGGAGTTTGCCAGTAATTTGTCTGAATCCTATGAACAGCTTGAAAAAGAGAACAGGTTACGTAATCAACTCTGTCGCTATGTCGGTAAGGATCTTGTCGACAAACTGATGGTGTCGAGAGATGGTCAATTGTTAAAGAATGAAAGAAAAGATGTGACGATTCTTTTTGCTGATATTCGGTCATTCACCGCGTTGTCTGAGCACATGGAGCCTGAAGAGGTTGTTGCCATGCTCAATGAATATTTCTCAATAATGATTGAAATTATATTTAAGTATAACGGGATGCTTGATAAGTTCGTGGGAGATCAGATCATGGCCGTTTTCGGTCATATCTCCAATGAAAAAGATGGCGCAAGGTCAGCAGTGCGGGCAGCGCTTGATATGCAGAAAGCCACTGCAGCTCTGATGAAAGAACGCGCTGGAAGGGATCAGCCTGTATTCAAAATAGGTATAGGGATTAATACTGGAAGTGCAATCCTCGCCAGTGTGGGATCAGCAAACAGGAAAGATTATACTGTTATTGGGGATACGGTTAACACTGCAGCGCGACTAGAGGCTCACGCTGCTGGCCGAGAGATAGTTCTTGGGGAGCGCACCTGTTATCATCTTCCTAAAAAATTACCCCGTAGTGCAAGGCAGGAGTTGAAAATGAGAAATCGCTCGGGAGCTTTGGCCTGTTACACATTAGTTACCAGGGAAAACAAGGTAGTCATAAGACCCAAAACTGAAAAAAATCCTCTCATGACTTCTGTTCAGGCTGCCTGCTGA
- a CDS encoding EI24 domain-containing protein, with product MKNNTTAATWIPLSYSLSFLLRSKRLMGWSAILVILTMVFTWAGYLFTVDFVDGLTGNFFLAQPEAVGLWGWTKYLGWQAMYWSFIIVSRIVAFYLAFLIAYSLSAPGYVFLSTATEKKHAGENFEPDAALNITGLLTDLWEGVKIGLFGILVTIAALIANFIPGVGQVLVLLLYTYYSALMFVDYPSSRRRWSLGQKISWIKNHNNQSLRLGIFPALLSLVPVLNLFFIAMIFPLMTVHSTLNFVAIEKNSGGNQQAA from the coding sequence ATGAAAAATAATACAACAGCAGCCACATGGATTCCTCTCTCCTATTCCCTGTCATTCCTCCTGCGCTCTAAACGCCTGATGGGGTGGAGTGCCATTCTTGTCATTCTCACCATGGTCTTTACCTGGGCAGGATACCTTTTTACCGTCGATTTTGTGGATGGCCTCACTGGAAACTTTTTTCTCGCTCAACCAGAAGCCGTTGGCCTTTGGGGATGGACAAAATATCTTGGCTGGCAGGCGATGTATTGGAGCTTTATCATCGTCAGTCGCATTGTGGCTTTTTATCTCGCGTTTCTTATTGCCTACAGTCTCTCCGCACCGGGATATGTTTTCCTGTCCACTGCAACGGAAAAGAAACATGCTGGCGAAAATTTTGAGCCGGACGCGGCACTGAACATAACAGGACTTCTGACTGATCTCTGGGAGGGGGTTAAAATCGGACTGTTTGGAATACTGGTGACCATTGCGGCACTGATAGCTAACTTCATCCCCGGAGTGGGACAGGTCCTTGTATTGCTGCTCTACACCTACTACTCAGCTCTGATGTTCGTAGACTATCCAAGTTCCCGTAGACGCTGGAGTCTTGGCCAGAAGATCTCCTGGATCAAAAACCACAACAATCAATCACTTCGTCTGGGGATCTTTCCTGCACTTCTCAGCCTGGTTCCAGTGTTAAACCTGTTTTTCATAGCTATGATATTTCCTCTGATGACCGTACACAGTACGCTCAATTTTGTAGCCATAGAAAAAAACAGCGGGGGGAATCAGCAGGCAGCCTGA
- the radA gene encoding DNA repair protein RadA, with protein sequence MAKKQETAFVCTDCGADFSRWLGQCSVCKEWNTVKEVRLGRSPAGRHSTGYSGKHSMVQLLSEVDRSRAERISTGIAEFDRVLGQGIVCGSVVLIGGAPGAGKSTLLLQALAKGSVSGIPVLYVSGEESPQQIAERADRLELPAGNIKMLAETSVEEICKVMNKEEPQVVVIDSIQVVHSMSSESAPGSISQVRESAAILTRYAKETNTSIFMVGHVTKDHSLAGPMTLSHIVDAQVVLSSTDDARYRILRADKNRFGSVGELGFFAMTDRGLKEVKNPSAMFLSRSGTPASGSAVTVVWEGTRPLLVEIQALVTECQSGNPRRLAVGMDQNRIAMLLAVLAKHGGLATASDEVYVNVVGGIRVYETSSDLAAMVGIVSSLQDRVIPHDSLFFGEIGLSGEIRPVANGEARLKEAAKHGFRRAVIPKANAPRQPVKSLEIVAVGSLVEALEALY encoded by the coding sequence ATGGCAAAAAAACAGGAAACAGCATTTGTCTGTACCGATTGTGGTGCAGATTTCAGCCGCTGGTTAGGACAGTGCAGCGTTTGTAAGGAGTGGAACACCGTCAAAGAAGTCCGTTTGGGAAGGAGTCCTGCAGGCAGGCACTCCACCGGTTATAGTGGTAAGCACTCCATGGTGCAATTACTCTCTGAAGTGGATAGAAGTCGGGCAGAGAGGATTTCAACCGGAATTGCCGAATTTGACCGGGTCCTGGGACAGGGGATTGTGTGCGGATCTGTTGTGCTTATCGGCGGGGCGCCGGGGGCTGGCAAGTCAACTCTTCTTCTTCAGGCGCTGGCAAAAGGTTCGGTATCCGGGATTCCGGTACTCTACGTATCCGGTGAAGAATCTCCGCAGCAGATTGCCGAACGGGCCGATCGGCTGGAACTTCCAGCTGGCAATATCAAGATGCTGGCTGAGACATCCGTTGAAGAAATCTGCAAAGTGATGAATAAAGAAGAGCCCCAGGTGGTTGTGATTGACTCTATCCAGGTCGTGCATTCAATGTCTTCCGAATCGGCCCCGGGGTCAATCTCCCAGGTGCGGGAATCCGCGGCAATTCTCACCCGTTATGCTAAAGAAACCAACACTTCCATTTTTATGGTCGGCCATGTGACGAAGGATCATTCTCTCGCAGGCCCCATGACCCTGAGTCACATTGTGGATGCTCAGGTGGTGCTCTCATCCACTGATGATGCCAGGTATCGTATTTTGCGGGCCGACAAAAACCGTTTTGGCAGTGTGGGGGAACTTGGTTTCTTTGCCATGACCGACAGGGGCTTGAAGGAAGTTAAGAATCCCTCTGCCATGTTTCTGTCACGATCAGGTACTCCGGCATCCGGTAGTGCGGTAACCGTTGTATGGGAGGGAACCAGACCATTGCTTGTGGAAATTCAGGCCCTGGTTACTGAATGCCAGTCAGGCAATCCAAGACGTCTGGCAGTGGGGATGGATCAAAACAGGATTGCCATGCTTCTGGCAGTGCTTGCCAAGCATGGGGGGCTCGCCACGGCCAGTGACGAAGTATACGTAAACGTGGTGGGGGGAATTCGGGTATACGAGACAAGTTCTGATCTTGCCGCAATGGTGGGCATAGTTTCCAGTTTGCAGGACAGGGTTATTCCTCATGATTCCCTCTTTTTTGGAGAAATAGGGCTTTCCGGTGAGATTCGACCGGTGGCCAATGGTGAAGCAAGATTGAAAGAGGCTGCCAAACATGGATTTCGTCGGGCGGTGATCCCCAAGGCCAATGCTCCGCGGCAGCCGGTGAAGAGTCTTGAAATTGTTGCTGTGGGGAGTCTGGTTGAAGCTCTGGAAGCCCTGTACTAG
- a CDS encoding DUF5714 domain-containing protein: MKINSVKSRGIEGWHRFQLENHILYVQPDIPDWIVVSAEADRLLCSEKSNAADFYSRDQLEHAFAIEPLEPYQGRASLLRLKQLKECWFHVTDTCNLSCRHCLFSASPAKTRTLAPELLEHAVQQAFDLGCRLFSFTGGEPFLYHDFLPFLRSLLLKNKEVHVAVLTNGMLLDRYLEELGSLERLHIQVSLDGLESSHDRLRGSGTYQKLVKNLGLMKEAGIPVTLSVAISRENIEDLPKLVDLAAELGAASIHLLYHFIRGKGNREQFISPDTIFPHLLAAWQRADELGLTIDNIETLRSQIFSTPGTRYDLSNTAWESVAVGPDGSIYPSPALVGMEQTACGHLDQGLETVWKTSLVLNELRQASLIHSSAYLANPLKFLVGGGDIDHSLMSGNEWVGHDPYVPLYNRIALQLIEEQANCYNHAEKSQILLRMGDVRYDCPDGEEESAEVALTHCNCLISLASGAGHSSVREFYGAAALVAKEDIANPLAPAQAEADFISEKTKKHSYGCGSPVTDGAPQEGETLVDLGSGSGIECFMASASVGKTGLVYGIDMTDEMLKLAGDSLPEVAGRLGYNNVEFRKGFLEQIPLDDGVADVVISNCVINLSPDKRMTYQEIFRILKPGGRLVVSDIVTDTAIPATLKNNVRYRGECLGGAMQQEELVTMMAAAGFSAIRFIKRFPYRRVENVDFFSLTYEAIRPVIVQEELVDVVYRGPYGAVYTESGVALVKGRRTSVSLQEVALLDDSVFVLDKEGVVTNVVMENSCCSPQREISSMGNSCCDSEGTHCCDSDESSPELERKTEGCMICGTDLHYFTDSREMVCSYCGRLFVANGCCEQGHFVCDGCHGENGIEVIKAICSGTEERDLITLLELIRSHPAIPMHGPEHHAMIPGIILACYRNSGGDIREEAILTGISRGADIPGGVCGFWGACGAAIGSGIAVSTIFSATPLTPSPRQTAQAFSAKILKVISEYRGGRCCQRETWLALSETARLSAEMLSVPMEAKGSLRCSQYMKNKECIRKQCPLWENRVRELEQELQFLSVE; this comes from the coding sequence ATGAAGATAAATAGTGTCAAAAGTAGAGGGATAGAGGGGTGGCATCGTTTCCAACTGGAGAATCATATCCTCTACGTGCAGCCGGATATTCCGGACTGGATCGTCGTTTCCGCTGAAGCGGATCGATTGCTCTGTTCTGAAAAAAGTAATGCCGCAGATTTTTACAGCAGGGATCAGCTCGAGCATGCCTTTGCCATTGAGCCACTGGAGCCTTATCAGGGCAGAGCATCGTTACTCAGGCTTAAGCAACTTAAAGAGTGCTGGTTTCACGTTACCGATACTTGCAACCTTAGTTGCCGCCACTGCCTTTTTTCTGCTTCGCCCGCAAAAACCAGAACTCTTGCTCCTGAACTTTTAGAACATGCAGTGCAGCAGGCATTTGATCTTGGCTGTCGCCTCTTCTCGTTCACCGGAGGGGAACCCTTTCTCTACCATGATTTCCTGCCCTTTCTTCGCAGCTTACTTCTGAAAAATAAAGAAGTGCATGTGGCAGTGCTTACAAACGGTATGCTGCTTGATCGCTATCTGGAAGAACTCGGAAGTCTTGAAAGGCTCCATATTCAGGTCAGCCTTGATGGTCTGGAAAGCAGTCATGACAGGTTGCGGGGCAGCGGCACTTACCAGAAATTGGTGAAAAATCTTGGTTTGATGAAGGAAGCAGGAATACCTGTGACCCTGTCGGTGGCCATCAGCAGGGAAAATATTGAAGATCTGCCCAAATTAGTGGATCTGGCTGCTGAGTTGGGAGCGGCATCCATCCACCTGCTTTACCATTTTATTCGGGGTAAGGGGAACAGGGAGCAGTTTATCAGTCCTGACACCATTTTTCCCCACCTGTTAGCTGCTTGGCAGCGAGCAGACGAACTGGGGCTGACCATTGATAACATTGAGACGCTACGTAGTCAGATCTTTTCAACACCCGGTACCAGATATGATCTCTCCAACACCGCCTGGGAATCTGTGGCCGTGGGGCCGGACGGTAGTATCTATCCCTCTCCAGCACTTGTGGGAATGGAACAAACTGCCTGTGGACATCTGGATCAGGGCCTGGAAACAGTGTGGAAAACAAGTCTTGTCCTCAATGAGTTGCGTCAGGCCAGTCTGATTCATTCTTCAGCGTATCTGGCGAATCCCCTGAAGTTTCTTGTTGGTGGTGGAGATATTGATCACAGTCTGATGTCAGGAAACGAATGGGTGGGGCATGATCCTTATGTACCTCTCTATAACCGTATTGCTCTCCAGTTGATCGAAGAACAGGCCAACTGTTATAATCACGCGGAAAAGAGTCAAATTCTCCTGCGTATGGGAGATGTCCGTTATGATTGTCCAGATGGTGAGGAAGAGAGTGCAGAAGTTGCACTTACTCATTGTAACTGTCTTATTTCCCTGGCCTCTGGCGCGGGACACAGTTCTGTGCGTGAATTTTATGGTGCTGCGGCGCTTGTTGCCAAGGAGGATATCGCCAATCCCCTGGCACCTGCCCAGGCAGAGGCTGATTTTATTTCGGAAAAAACCAAAAAGCACTCCTATGGTTGTGGCAGTCCGGTTACTGATGGTGCTCCACAGGAAGGGGAAACGCTGGTGGATCTCGGTTCCGGTTCCGGAATAGAGTGCTTTATGGCTTCTGCATCAGTTGGCAAGACAGGCCTGGTGTACGGCATTGATATGACAGATGAAATGCTAAAACTTGCGGGTGATTCATTACCGGAGGTAGCCGGACGGCTTGGTTATAACAATGTGGAATTTCGCAAAGGGTTTCTCGAGCAGATTCCGCTGGATGATGGTGTCGCCGATGTGGTTATCTCTAACTGCGTGATAAATCTCAGTCCTGACAAGCGCATGACCTATCAGGAGATTTTTCGTATTCTGAAACCCGGTGGACGGCTGGTGGTCTCTGATATCGTCACCGACACTGCCATTCCTGCTACTCTCAAGAACAATGTCCGTTATCGTGGTGAGTGCCTCGGTGGTGCCATGCAACAGGAGGAACTGGTCACCATGATGGCAGCTGCAGGTTTTTCTGCTATCCGCTTTATAAAACGGTTTCCCTACCGTCGGGTGGAGAATGTGGATTTTTTCTCACTCACCTATGAAGCGATCCGTCCGGTTATTGTTCAGGAGGAGTTGGTTGACGTGGTCTACAGAGGCCCCTATGGTGCTGTCTACACGGAGTCTGGTGTTGCTCTAGTGAAGGGGCGGCGGACATCTGTTTCACTGCAGGAGGTGGCTTTACTGGATGACTCTGTCTTTGTACTTGATAAAGAGGGGGTGGTCACAAATGTAGTAATGGAGAACTCCTGCTGTTCTCCTCAGCGTGAGATTAGTAGTATGGGAAATAGTTGCTGCGATTCAGAAGGTACACACTGCTGCGACAGTGATGAGAGTTCCCCTGAATTGGAACGAAAAACTGAAGGCTGTATGATCTGTGGCACTGACCTGCACTATTTTACCGATAGTCGGGAGATGGTCTGCAGCTATTGCGGCCGTCTGTTTGTTGCCAATGGGTGTTGCGAGCAGGGTCATTTTGTCTGTGATGGTTGCCATGGAGAAAATGGAATCGAAGTGATCAAGGCCATCTGCAGTGGAACAGAGGAGCGTGATCTTATAACCTTACTCGAACTGATTCGCAGCCATCCGGCAATCCCAATGCATGGGCCGGAGCATCATGCCATGATTCCTGGTATTATCCTTGCCTGTTATCGGAATTCCGGAGGTGATATCAGGGAAGAGGCGATTCTCACCGGGATCAGCCGAGGGGCAGATATTCCAGGTGGGGTCTGCGGTTTCTGGGGTGCATGCGGGGCAGCAATTGGTTCAGGAATAGCAGTTTCTACAATATTTTCAGCCACACCTCTCACCCCGTCACCACGACAGACAGCACAGGCCTTCAGTGCCAAAATTTTAAAGGTTATTTCGGAATACCGTGGTGGGCGCTGCTGTCAAAGGGAGACCTGGCTGGCTCTTTCTGAAACTGCCAGGTTGTCAGCAGAGATGCTCTCCGTTCCCATGGAGGCAAAAGGATCCCTTCGCTGTTCACAGTATATGAAAAACAAAGAGTGCATCAGAAAGCAGTGTCCTCTGTGGGAAAACCGGGTCAGGGAGTTAGAGCAGGAACTTCAGTTTCTTTCTGTGGAATAG
- a CDS encoding PEP-CTERM sorting domain-containing protein has product MRKSNKITSMCFAAAFVCLFFLGGSGVSQATLVVAGAGQYPLIGTGSGGGDGLDDFDNVNWLLDEYYERDVDVFSIGKFEEEYIGDEPQGNLIPVGFTAPWDPAWFSWDGNILDTTDGVGYINIPSDSIFNWTGHFWYSIKAGSAFGLYDGGILTLTAGSSYSIPWDIKNVPAGFTGNGLSHFSLWAEEASPVPEPATILLFGAGLVGIAGIRLRKTK; this is encoded by the coding sequence ATGCGAAAAAGTAACAAAATAACAAGTATGTGTTTTGCTGCTGCTTTTGTATGTCTGTTTTTTCTTGGAGGATCCGGGGTGAGTCAGGCAACACTAGTAGTTGCCGGTGCAGGCCAGTACCCATTGATTGGTACTGGCTCAGGCGGTGGTGATGGGCTTGATGACTTTGATAATGTGAATTGGTTGCTCGATGAGTACTATGAGCGTGACGTTGATGTGTTCTCCATTGGAAAATTTGAGGAAGAATACATAGGTGATGAACCTCAGGGTAATCTTATACCGGTTGGTTTTACTGCTCCCTGGGATCCTGCATGGTTTAGCTGGGATGGCAACATATTGGATACTACAGATGGTGTTGGATATATCAATATCCCCAGTGACAGTATTTTTAACTGGACAGGACATTTTTGGTATAGCATCAAGGCTGGCAGTGCATTCGGACTCTATGATGGTGGAATATTGACCCTGACAGCTGGTTCGAGTTACAGTATCCCCTGGGATATAAAAAATGTTCCAGCTGGTTTTACTGGGAACGGCTTGTCCCACTTCAGTCTCTGGGCTGAGGAAGCTTCTCCTGTGCCGGAACCGGCAACGATACTTCTCTTTGGTGCCGGTTTGGTTGGAATAGCAGGTATACGGCTAAGAAAGACAAAATAA
- the rnhA gene encoding ribonuclease HI: MARNKFYAVANGRKPGIYSSWPEAEAQVKGYGGAKYKGFVSRREAEAWMDDPRWGESKGMIKKREIHKLPASSGASIEIYTDGGAINNPGPGGYGVVLLVNGELRELSEGYQHTTNNRMELMACIKGIEALPSSSEKVALFSDSQYVVNGISKGWAKAWRKRNWLKSDGNPAVNADLWARLLDLTEGIDIVFNWVKGHAGHPLNERCDQLAVQSAKGENLVVDSGYKG; this comes from the coding sequence ATGGCCAGAAACAAGTTTTATGCAGTGGCAAATGGCAGAAAGCCGGGGATTTATAGTTCCTGGCCGGAAGCGGAGGCCCAAGTAAAGGGGTATGGGGGAGCCAAATATAAAGGCTTTGTCAGCCGTCGGGAAGCTGAAGCCTGGATGGATGATCCTCGGTGGGGAGAGTCAAAAGGGATGATTAAGAAAAGAGAGATCCATAAACTACCTGCATCATCAGGGGCCTCTATCGAAATTTACACTGATGGGGGGGCAATTAATAATCCAGGGCCAGGCGGGTATGGCGTGGTTCTCCTTGTGAATGGAGAATTGCGTGAACTTTCAGAAGGCTATCAGCACACTACAAATAATCGAATGGAGCTCATGGCCTGCATTAAGGGGATTGAAGCCCTCCCATCAAGTTCTGAAAAGGTGGCCCTGTTTTCCGATTCACAGTATGTCGTCAATGGGATCAGTAAGGGATGGGCCAAGGCCTGGCGAAAGCGAAACTGGTTGAAATCCGATGGTAATCCAGCCGTGAATGCTGATTTGTGGGCCAGACTGCTTGACCTTACAGAGGGAATTGATATTGTCTTCAACTGGGTAAAGGGTCATGCCGGGCATCCGTTAAATGAGCGCTGTGATCAGTTAGCTGTGCAGAGTGCCAAAGGGGAGAATCTGGTAGTGGATTCTGGCTATAAAGGGTGA
- a CDS encoding DUF533 domain-containing protein, with protein MFNAEKLLGKIVRETLGGGSSRRNKRDGIFDSLASGQGLMTMIGLGVGAFEILKAEKEKKSIGAMSIMAPPAIPSSSMGTETMLPPLPRSSPPPVPTPKGEQRVTGEELAVRLIQVMIAAAHADGTLDESEEKAILDRLRGAELESEEKMFLVSELHRPRSLAELTAGIDDPSVMKTMYMLAVATIEMDSDAERNWLDALGDQLGISPEVRAFIEEQS; from the coding sequence ATGTTTAATGCTGAGAAATTATTAGGAAAGATTGTAAGGGAAACTCTTGGTGGAGGCAGCTCTCGGAGGAACAAAAGAGATGGTATCTTTGATTCTCTAGCCTCGGGACAGGGTCTGATGACCATGATTGGACTTGGCGTCGGGGCTTTTGAGATTCTAAAAGCAGAGAAAGAAAAAAAGAGTATTGGAGCAATGTCTATTATGGCTCCACCTGCGATTCCTTCGAGTTCCATGGGGACAGAAACAATGCTTCCCCCCTTGCCGCGTTCGTCACCACCTCCGGTTCCGACACCAAAAGGTGAACAGCGGGTGACGGGGGAAGAACTGGCTGTACGGCTCATTCAGGTGATGATTGCAGCTGCTCATGCCGATGGCACCCTTGATGAGTCCGAAGAGAAGGCTATTCTTGATCGTCTGCGCGGGGCTGAGTTGGAGAGTGAAGAGAAGATGTTTTTAGTAAGTGAGCTTCATCGACCCAGGTCTTTGGCTGAATTGACAGCAGGGATTGATGATCCGTCCGTGATGAAAACCATGTATATGCTTGCAGTGGCAACCATTGAAATGGATAGTGATGCAGAACGAAACTGGCTTGATGCCCTGGGCGATCAGTTGGGAATTTCTCCTGAGGTCAGAGCATTTATTGAAGAACAGAGTTGA